The bacterium DNA segment GGTAGTTAAAAAAGCAAGAAATTTATTATGGAATCTAAAAGGGAAAAACATTGGAATTTTAGGACTTGCCTTTAAACCAAATACAGATGATGTTAGAGAAAGTTCAGCAATTGAAATAATTCAACTTTTAAAAAAAGAAGGAGCAAATATAAAGTGTTATGACCCTCAGGCATCTGACAATATGAAAAAGATAATCCCTGATATAATATATTGTAAAAATCCTTATGATGTTGCAAAAGAAAGTAATCTTCTTATATTTTTGACTGAATGGGATGAGTTTAAAAAACTTAATTTCAAGAAATTCAAAGAAATAATGAAAACTCCTTACATAATTGATGGCAGAAATTTTCTTGATTATAAGAATATCTTAAAGTGTGGTTTTATCTATACAGGAATAGGAAGAAAGATAAATGAAAATTCTTATTAGCGGAGGTAGTGGGTTTATTGGTTCCCATGTTTGTGATTATTTTTTAAAAGAAGGGGGAAATGTCTGGTGTATTGATAATTTTTTAACATCAAATATAGAAAATATTGAGAATTGTTTAAATAACAAAAATTTTGTTTTTATAGAGGATGATATTTGTAAAATAAATGTTGATAAATTAAAAAACAATTTTGATTATGTTTTACATTTTGCGAGCCCTGCTTCCCCTGTTGATTATAATAAATATCCTGTTGAAACATTAAGAGTTAATTCAATTGGAACTGAAAATATGATAAAAATCTCTCTTGCCAATAATTCAATTTTTCTTTATTCTTCAACATCAGAGGTCTATGGAGACCCTGAAATACCTGTTCAAAATGAAGAATACTGGGGAAAAGTAAATCCAATAGGAGAAAGAAGTATGTATGACGAAGGAAAAAGATATGGAGAAGCACTTATTATGGCTTACCATAGAAAATATAAGTTAAATAGTAGAATTGTAAGGATTTTCAATACATATGGTCCACGAATGCGACTAAACGATGGTAGAGTAATTCCCAATTTTATTGTAAGCGCATTAACTGGAAAACCAATTACAATTTATGGGGATGGGAATCAAACAAGAAGTTTCTGTTATATATCAGACCTCATCAAAGGAATTATTAGAATTTTGAAATGTAATTATAATTTACCAATAAATATTGGTAGTTGTGAAGAATTTACAATAAAACAACTGGCAAAAAAAGTAAAAGAAATAACAGGTAGTAAAGTAGAAATTATATATAAACCCCCATTGCCTGATGACCCAAAAAGGAGAAAACCTGATATAACAAAAGCAAAAAAAATATTGAAAT contains these protein-coding regions:
- a CDS encoding SDR family oxidoreductase; amino-acid sequence: MKILISGGSGFIGSHVCDYFLKEGGNVWCIDNFLTSNIENIENCLNNKNFVFIEDDICKINVDKLKNNFDYVLHFASPASPVDYNKYPVETLRVNSIGTENMIKISLANNSIFLYSSTSEVYGDPEIPVQNEEYWGKVNPIGERSMYDEGKRYGEALIMAYHRKYKLNSRIVRIFNTYGPRMRLNDGRVIPNFIVSALTGKPITIYGDGNQTRSFCYISDLIKGIIRILKCNYNLPINIGSCEEFTIKQLAKKVKEITGSKVEIIYKPPLPDDPKRRKPDITKAKKILKWEPVVTLENGLKETIPYFEKKLKK